One genomic region from Thalassotalea sp. PS06 encodes:
- a CDS encoding PEP-CTERM sorting domain-containing protein, with protein sequence MKLLNLVKVVTLASVLSFSSVANAALVKLLDFGELADVIGEGNVPNPFTFEDLLGISGFDVTITATKDGSGEGVFHYLDKGSGLGVCPFEEGCAKDPEDNANVGEGFIFEFMLDGVALGVEDFSILVVGHENEGGIMEGTMVMMSDGMTFSPTNDMPVYTYAEGGDTFSFEVSTGEIYLGSIWIDDGSLPPQGIPEPANLALMALGLLGLVASRRKLLR encoded by the coding sequence ATGAAACTGCTTAATTTGGTAAAAGTTGTAACATTGGCAAGTGTGCTGTCCTTCAGCTCCGTTGCTAATGCAGCATTGGTCAAGTTGTTGGACTTTGGTGAATTGGCTGATGTTATCGGTGAAGGTAATGTTCCAAATCCATTCACGTTTGAAGATTTACTTGGTATTAGTGGGTTTGACGTAACCATTACCGCGACAAAAGATGGTTCTGGTGAAGGTGTATTCCATTATCTGGATAAAGGCTCCGGTTTAGGGGTTTGTCCATTTGAGGAAGGTTGTGCGAAAGATCCGGAAGACAATGCAAACGTAGGTGAAGGCTTTATCTTTGAGTTTATGCTCGATGGTGTTGCTTTGGGTGTCGAAGACTTCTCAATTCTGGTTGTTGGCCATGAAAACGAAGGCGGCATTATGGAAGGCACTATGGTTATGATGAGTGACGGTATGACGTTCTCACCAACCAATGATATGCCTGTCTATACCTACGCTGAAGGTGGAGATACGTTCTCGTTTGAAGTATCAACCGGGGAAATTTATCTCGGCTCTATTTGGATTGACGATGGTAGCTTGCCACCGCAAGGCATTCCAGAGCCAGCTAACCTTGCATTAATGGCGTTAGGCTTACTAGGACTTGTGGCATCACGTCGTAAGCTTCTTCGCTAA